The following coding sequences lie in one Frigoribacterium sp. SL97 genomic window:
- a CDS encoding polyprenol monophosphomannose synthase has translation MNDALVIIPTFNERENLDWIVGRTLASGAAVDVLVVDDGSPDGTGELADAYADRDPRVHVMHRTEKAGLGAAYLAGFAWGLERGYDALVEMDADGSHHPEYLPGMLELLRENDLVLGSRWVPGGAVENWPLRRELLSRGGSWYTRGALGIRVADTTGGFRVFRSSALRRIDLDRVESRGYCFQVDLLWRALQAGLRVVETPITFTERIHGASKMSGSIVRESLTKVTLWGLRRRSRAVVELVVRHRRLPSVRATSHRVGPVRGGVSTR, from the coding sequence ATGAACGACGCCCTCGTCATCATCCCGACCTTCAACGAGCGCGAGAACCTCGACTGGATCGTGGGGCGCACCCTCGCCTCCGGCGCCGCGGTCGACGTGCTCGTCGTCGACGACGGCTCGCCCGACGGCACCGGAGAGCTGGCCGACGCCTACGCCGACCGCGATCCCCGCGTGCACGTGATGCACCGCACCGAGAAGGCCGGCCTCGGCGCCGCCTACCTCGCCGGCTTCGCCTGGGGGCTGGAGCGAGGCTACGACGCCCTCGTCGAGATGGACGCCGACGGCTCGCACCACCCCGAGTACCTGCCCGGCATGCTCGAGCTGCTGCGCGAGAACGACCTCGTGCTCGGCTCACGGTGGGTGCCCGGCGGCGCCGTCGAGAACTGGCCCCTCCGCCGGGAGCTGCTCAGCCGTGGCGGCAGCTGGTACACGCGGGGAGCCCTGGGCATCCGCGTGGCCGACACGACCGGTGGGTTCCGGGTGTTCCGCTCGTCCGCGCTGCGCCGGATCGACCTCGACCGGGTCGAGTCGCGGGGGTACTGCTTCCAGGTCGACCTGCTCTGGCGCGCGCTGCAGGCGGGCTTGCGGGTCGTCGAGACTCCGATCACGTTCACCGAGCGCATCCACGGCGCCTCGAAGATGAGCGGCTCGATCGTCCGGGAGTCGCTGACCAAGGTGACCCTGTGGGGTCTGCGTCGACGGTCCCGCGCCGTCGTCGAGTTGGTCGTGCGACACCGTCGCCTGCCGAGCGTCCGCGCGACCTCGCACCGGGTCGGGCCCGTGCGTGGCGGCGTGTCGACGCGCTAG
- a CDS encoding class F sortase: protein MSLSTFVAGHRAAVLAAVAAVVLVAGGVTVAAVAARPDADAPGPVATAPATTGATPDAASGAAGAFQDPAAPSYTSPPADATPVRLQIPSIGVDSGLEDLGLGAQGELDPPKEWLSAGWYQDGVVPGAVGPAVIAGHVDSGDAPAVFVDLAKLVPGDEVQVTLSTGSVETFRVTGSERTPKATFPTSDVYGASPTPGLRLITCDGTFDRSTGHYVDNLIVFADLVAS, encoded by the coding sequence CGTGGCCGGTGGCGTGACGGTGGCCGCGGTCGCCGCCCGGCCCGACGCGGACGCACCCGGCCCCGTCGCCACGGCCCCCGCCACCACCGGTGCGACGCCGGATGCGGCGAGCGGAGCGGCCGGTGCCTTCCAGGACCCGGCGGCCCCGTCGTACACCTCGCCCCCGGCCGACGCGACGCCGGTCCGCCTGCAGATCCCCTCGATCGGGGTCGACTCCGGCCTCGAAGACCTCGGCCTCGGCGCCCAGGGCGAGCTCGACCCGCCGAAGGAGTGGCTGTCGGCCGGGTGGTACCAGGACGGCGTCGTGCCCGGCGCGGTCGGGCCGGCCGTGATCGCCGGACACGTCGACTCGGGTGACGCCCCCGCGGTGTTCGTCGACCTCGCGAAGCTCGTGCCCGGCGACGAGGTGCAGGTGACGCTGTCGACCGGCTCGGTCGAGACCTTCCGCGTCACCGGCAGCGAGCGCACCCCGAAGGCGACGTTCCCGACGAGCGACGTCTACGGGGCCAGTCCGACACCCGGCCTCCGGCTGATCACCTGCGACGGCACCTTCGACCGGTCGACCGGGCACTACGTCGACAACCTCATCGTGTTCGCGGACCTCGTGGCCTCGTGA